In Luteolibacter sp. Y139, a genomic segment contains:
- a CDS encoding glycosyltransferase family 2 protein produces the protein MMFSIVTPSLNQGRFLPQCIESVLAQNGVDFEHIVTDAGSTDETLEVLGRYPHLKWTSESDKGMSDGINKGFRRAKGEWIMWLNCDDYLLPNALEKVAHLAVSRPDASIIHGDCLFVKEDGTPIRRKYDTPVDELDFLFVGCCIPSTATFFHRRILEAGYFLDEGYRNCMDWEYYLRLTRASFHFDYLPEALAGFRWYEDSTTQRHWQRMIEEGLRAQRDHLAARHLPIWLGNAGLLKSLRKLFQVRRIAKRVAVHGRFH, from the coding sequence ATGATGTTCTCGATTGTCACTCCGAGCCTAAATCAAGGCCGCTTTCTTCCGCAATGCATCGAAAGTGTTCTCGCCCAAAACGGCGTCGATTTTGAACATATCGTCACCGATGCCGGCTCGACCGACGAAACTCTTGAAGTTCTTGGACGCTACCCTCATTTGAAGTGGACCAGTGAATCCGATAAGGGCATGAGCGATGGGATCAACAAAGGTTTCCGAAGAGCAAAGGGAGAATGGATCATGTGGCTGAATTGCGATGATTACCTTTTACCAAACGCGCTGGAAAAAGTTGCGCATTTAGCCGTTTCTCGTCCTGATGCCTCCATCATTCACGGTGATTGCCTTTTCGTGAAAGAAGACGGCACGCCTATTCGGCGTAAATACGATACACCAGTGGACGAACTGGACTTCCTGTTCGTCGGCTGCTGCATCCCATCCACAGCAACTTTCTTCCACCGACGAATCTTGGAAGCAGGTTATTTCCTAGACGAAGGATATCGTAACTGTATGGATTGGGAGTATTACCTTCGTCTTACTCGCGCTTCCTTTCACTTCGATTACTTACCCGAAGCGCTCGCCGGATTCCGCTGGTATGAGGACAGTACAACCCAAAGGCACTGGCAGCGAATGATCGAGGAAGGTTTGCGCGCTCAAAGAGATCATCTGGCTGCACGTCATCTTCCAATCTGGTTGGGGAATGCAGGACTGCTTAAATCACTTCGCAAGTTGTTCCAAGTGCGGCGCATCGCGAAGCGTGTCGCCGTCCACGGGCGGTTTCATTGA
- a CDS encoding sulfatase-like hydrolase/transferase, whose amino-acid sequence MKPKPLRSFTVALFLMPVGWLAAVPGDADNDGLRDAVETNTGVYVSPSNTGTNPQVADTDGDSLPDGMELTLGTNPVDPASKVRRPNIVYILADDLGYGDVGCFGQNQRSGIWKFATPGLDAMAAEGAKLTHHYAGASICAASRASLLLGQTMGHSEVRDTQFDKALPDNHTLARTLKAAGYRTIHVGKAGLAGTIPTDGSSATSMPGHPLYRGFDRFFGYLMHEEGHEHYPQNGTSSKTSHIYDDFRAVTDAYVDLYTSDAFAAFAKKSIVEEATQHAERPFFIYLSYDTPHFYGEYAPTANYPAGKGLSGGLQWTGAPSYVNTATNDPSKIDNIANQHPSVNSNWYPAAKKYVSMVRRMDDSVADILQTLRDLGIADNTLVVFSSDNGPADTEVYPPSFGSFGPFEGIKGDLWEGGIRMPTIAWWPGKISATNQPSNIREIARPCGNWDWMATFADLAKIPVPSFTDGVSMVPTLTGQGSQIDKGYLYFEFAYGGFTSRYPEFSNHAGDPRGQMQAIRVGDFMGVRTGISNPADPFRIYNVVTDPKEGTDLSAGRPDLQEKMKLLATGARCKGAGISRPYDTAVIPNVAVAPVQQGGLVCRSYEGYWPWLPEFRDLLAKTEVLCPTISPEPRSRDQDVGLTFTGYLSVPTTGAYTFSLRSDSGSSLWLHDSRVIDNDYNFASSKTSDSVYLAAGLHPIRLYYRHQGSSPLLSLSYSGPGIAMQSIPSSSLFTDGAPPELYPDKLTTRRATEVTVDVLANDSSAFPLTLASAGTSLLGTTGVASNRFKLTPTNGTIGYDEISYGVTNNSSQYTSRVAATVLFDNEIWLPFEEGGGNKVNRVGGSPAITGTLLGFANPASAWTTGRFHGALSFDGTDDHVDFPGLALPTGQQPRTFSCWLKTASRSSPELQTLFSYGSNITGGRFVVRLDNEANVSSDQPLKLEVNSGHITGTTPLNDGVWHQVAVVVDDHNGSGNVNVTETKLWVDGHLDQVGSSSGRVLATGSTLVPCLGGSNHNDGYNFSGKLDDVRIFDRALSDAEIQALYLSRPIYLTAPTDPSGDSDSDGMSDDAEEISGTDPNNASSVLRIDNFTVSGGIVSLQWAAVSARDYQVEESSDLRSWQSVPEQGPVRIPASSGGSVPDAMLSVSFPTRGVGAHFFRLKVTLGSP is encoded by the coding sequence ATGAAACCCAAACCGCTTCGTTCTTTCACCGTCGCCCTTTTTCTAATGCCCGTTGGCTGGCTTGCTGCCGTGCCAGGGGATGCCGATAATGATGGCTTGCGAGATGCCGTCGAAACCAACACCGGCGTCTACGTTTCCCCTTCCAACACCGGGACCAACCCACAAGTTGCGGACACTGACGGCGACAGCTTGCCGGACGGCATGGAGCTGACCCTCGGCACCAATCCAGTCGATCCGGCTAGCAAAGTCCGAAGGCCTAATATTGTTTACATTCTCGCCGACGACCTGGGCTACGGAGATGTCGGATGTTTCGGTCAGAATCAGCGTTCCGGGATTTGGAAATTCGCCACTCCAGGCTTGGATGCGATGGCCGCGGAGGGAGCCAAACTCACTCATCACTACGCTGGCGCTTCGATTTGTGCCGCTTCCCGTGCTTCGCTGCTTCTGGGGCAGACCATGGGACACTCGGAAGTTCGGGACACTCAATTCGACAAAGCCCTACCAGACAATCATACGCTGGCTAGGACACTCAAGGCGGCAGGATACCGGACGATTCACGTCGGCAAGGCAGGCCTCGCAGGGACGATTCCCACCGATGGCTCCTCCGCGACCAGCATGCCCGGGCATCCTCTTTATCGCGGCTTCGATCGTTTTTTCGGCTACCTAATGCACGAGGAAGGACATGAGCATTATCCTCAAAACGGTACTTCCAGCAAGACTTCCCACATTTACGATGATTTTCGAGCGGTAACGGATGCCTACGTTGACCTCTATACCAGTGACGCCTTTGCGGCATTTGCTAAGAAATCGATCGTCGAGGAGGCCACTCAACATGCCGAGCGCCCGTTTTTCATCTACCTGAGTTACGACACTCCTCATTTCTACGGTGAATACGCGCCGACGGCAAACTACCCTGCTGGCAAAGGCCTCTCCGGTGGACTCCAATGGACGGGAGCACCATCCTACGTGAACACGGCCACGAATGATCCCTCAAAGATCGACAACATTGCAAATCAGCACCCATCGGTAAATTCCAATTGGTATCCTGCCGCGAAAAAGTATGTTTCGATGGTGCGCCGAATGGATGACTCGGTTGCTGACATTCTACAAACCCTGCGGGACTTGGGCATAGCCGATAACACCTTGGTTGTATTTTCGTCAGACAATGGTCCTGCTGACACCGAAGTTTATCCGCCGTCCTTTGGAAGCTTCGGTCCCTTCGAGGGCATAAAAGGCGATCTTTGGGAAGGCGGTATCCGTATGCCAACCATCGCATGGTGGCCCGGCAAAATCTCGGCCACAAATCAACCGTCTAATATTCGGGAAATCGCGAGGCCCTGTGGAAACTGGGATTGGATGGCGACCTTTGCCGACCTAGCGAAGATTCCTGTTCCATCGTTTACCGACGGAGTTTCGATGGTGCCGACCCTGACCGGCCAAGGCTCTCAAATAGACAAAGGATATCTCTACTTCGAATTCGCCTATGGGGGTTTCACAAGTAGGTATCCCGAATTTTCGAATCACGCCGGCGATCCCCGCGGCCAGATGCAAGCGATCCGGGTCGGAGACTTCATGGGCGTGCGAACAGGCATAAGCAACCCGGCAGACCCGTTCCGGATCTACAACGTCGTGACAGATCCCAAGGAAGGAACCGACCTTTCCGCTGGCCGACCCGACCTCCAAGAGAAAATGAAGCTCCTTGCAACTGGAGCCCGTTGCAAGGGGGCGGGGATTAGCCGTCCCTACGATACTGCGGTAATTCCAAATGTTGCAGTAGCACCGGTACAACAGGGCGGCCTCGTATGTAGGTCCTATGAAGGTTATTGGCCATGGCTGCCTGAGTTTCGAGATCTTCTCGCGAAAACGGAGGTGCTGTGTCCGACGATCTCTCCGGAGCCCCGTTCGCGGGATCAAGACGTGGGCCTGACCTTCACCGGCTACCTTTCTGTTCCTACTACGGGAGCCTATACTTTTTCGCTGCGATCAGACTCCGGATCAAGCCTCTGGCTGCACGATTCGCGAGTAATCGACAACGACTACAACTTCGCTAGCTCCAAAACTTCCGATTCAGTCTATTTGGCAGCCGGTCTTCATCCGATCCGACTTTACTACCGTCACCAAGGAAGCTCTCCCCTCCTCTCTCTTTCTTATTCCGGGCCGGGCATTGCAATGCAGTCAATTCCTAGTTCGTCACTTTTCACAGATGGCGCTCCACCCGAATTGTATCCGGATAAACTTACTACTCGGCGCGCCACAGAGGTTACCGTTGACGTCCTGGCGAACGATTCGAGCGCTTTCCCACTGACACTTGCCTCAGCGGGGACATCATTGCTCGGGACTACGGGCGTAGCATCAAATCGGTTCAAGCTAACGCCGACAAACGGAACGATTGGCTACGACGAGATTTCGTACGGCGTGACCAACAACTCCAGCCAGTACACTTCTCGAGTTGCCGCAACCGTGCTCTTTGACAACGAAATTTGGCTACCCTTTGAAGAGGGTGGGGGTAACAAGGTGAATCGCGTGGGTGGAAGCCCGGCAATTACCGGCACGCTATTGGGATTTGCCAATCCGGCCAGCGCGTGGACTACGGGACGCTTTCACGGTGCGCTCTCATTCGACGGCACCGACGATCATGTAGACTTCCCTGGCTTAGCGTTGCCCACCGGCCAACAGCCCCGGACCTTTTCTTGTTGGTTGAAAACTGCTTCAAGATCTTCTCCAGAGCTACAAACCCTGTTCAGTTATGGTTCGAACATCACTGGTGGCCGCTTCGTAGTACGGCTCGACAATGAGGCAAACGTCTCCTCCGATCAACCGCTGAAGCTGGAAGTCAATAGCGGCCACATTACCGGAACTACCCCTCTGAACGATGGCGTATGGCACCAAGTGGCGGTCGTGGTAGACGACCACAACGGCAGCGGTAACGTGAATGTAACCGAGACCAAGCTCTGGGTAGACGGTCATCTCGATCAGGTCGGGTCGTCGTCCGGGAGGGTACTTGCCACCGGTTCCACGCTGGTTCCATGTCTAGGTGGCTCGAATCACAACGATGGCTATAATTTTTCCGGAAAGCTCGACGACGTGCGAATCTTCGACCGCGCCCTTTCGGACGCCGAGATACAAGCCCTCTATCTGAGCCGACCCATTTATTTGACGGCACCGACAGACCCATCCGGAGATAGTGACTCCGATGGCATGTCCGATGATGCTGAGGAAATTTCGGGCACTGACCCAAACAACGCCTCGTCGGTTCTGCGCATAGACAATTTTACCGTTTCGGGCGGTATAGTGTCGCTTCAATGGGCGGCAGTCTCTGCCCGGGACTATCAAGTGGAAGAGAGCAGTGATCTTCGGTCGTGGCAATCCGTTCCTGAACAGGGTCCTGTCAGAATCCCCGCTTCTTCCGGCGGGTCCGTTCCTGATGCAATGCTTTCTGTAAGCTTCCCGACTCGAGGCGTAGGAGCGCATTTCTTCCGTCTGAAAGTCACCCTTGGCAGTCCCTGA
- a CDS encoding glycosyltransferase, with the protein MSPSTGGFIEKDSMRVLQIFNRYFHIGGEELAVAQIREQLEAEHEVCEIIFDSRDWVAKRNWAERMGQAFLMAWNGQAIEEVERTIEDFKPDIILLHNLMPVGSTGLYLRLVRCGIPLIHFIHNFRPFSVNGYCWGGGRLQPAGLRKNFIPEILTGAWQESRLRTAWYAMQLWFLHATGSFSNIHGWIAISRFMRDTFVQSGIAPERIAVISHGWEPRCSEEELASSRHFPEEPCFLFLGRIAEEKGVRVLLDAWEIHKASQRPGRLVIAGDGPLAEEIGQRCEKLQQATCLPFVSGEDKLDLLRNCTALVAPSVWWEPLGLVIFEAYDFGKPVLAARSGGIVDHVEHGVSGWLHEPGDSRMLANHFNEASSSRLLCEQFGTRGRSTLLQRSRSEWLREFNTFARELLDRFPRKAELGTSTLSPSYRSTPLVIAMYLADQNPKLGRSLGISRMTQVLLKELASHEALELTGISSRSSIQLPEGSNATVMPWTTRGRFARVMTDHLHPLSYLGQRADVFYFPKGFLPRLYTMCSPSVVTIHDTIIQYYADHYPNWRTHMEYRYWASMLRHTLRHADGILTISEAAKGQIRDFMKRHGIPAKPITVTYEPCLYEEIPQPKFVAKDNYVLHLASREPHKRTAWLIRLWAEASVLRPDLPVLHVVGKVPEEVEELTATCPLIVRLPFLDDEALQSQFEKARALVFPSEIEGFGLPAVEAYFLGTPVCFTRGTSIEEVLGDASSCGGFDLQEPASLFVALNEVLNLSSEQVRNWGLTLRNKYASRVVASRMVEVFQQVSRRFANQ; encoded by the coding sequence GTGTCGCCGTCCACGGGCGGTTTCATTGAAAAAGATTCAATGAGAGTTCTCCAAATATTTAACCGCTACTTTCATATTGGCGGTGAAGAACTTGCCGTTGCGCAAATACGGGAGCAACTCGAGGCGGAACACGAGGTTTGCGAGATTATATTCGACAGTCGTGACTGGGTCGCCAAGAGGAACTGGGCAGAACGTATGGGTCAGGCATTCCTCATGGCTTGGAATGGGCAGGCAATTGAGGAAGTCGAGCGAACGATTGAGGATTTTAAGCCAGATATCATTCTCTTGCATAACCTCATGCCCGTCGGATCAACGGGACTCTATTTGCGTTTGGTCCGTTGTGGCATTCCCCTCATCCATTTCATCCATAATTTCCGCCCCTTTTCAGTAAATGGCTACTGCTGGGGAGGAGGACGCCTGCAACCGGCGGGGCTGCGGAAAAACTTTATCCCGGAGATTTTGACGGGTGCCTGGCAAGAGTCTCGGTTGCGCACGGCGTGGTATGCCATGCAGCTTTGGTTTTTGCATGCGACTGGAAGCTTCTCAAACATCCACGGATGGATCGCGATCTCTCGATTCATGCGCGACACCTTCGTCCAGAGCGGTATCGCGCCGGAGCGAATTGCCGTAATTTCCCACGGGTGGGAACCCCGATGCAGCGAAGAAGAGCTTGCCTCCTCTCGGCACTTCCCCGAGGAGCCCTGCTTCCTTTTCTTAGGACGAATCGCAGAGGAAAAAGGCGTCCGCGTCCTTTTGGACGCTTGGGAAATCCATAAAGCTTCACAGCGGCCAGGGCGCTTGGTTATCGCGGGGGACGGCCCCTTGGCTGAGGAGATTGGGCAGCGCTGCGAAAAACTTCAACAGGCTACATGTTTGCCTTTCGTTTCCGGCGAAGATAAGCTGGACCTGCTTCGCAATTGCACTGCACTGGTTGCGCCTTCCGTCTGGTGGGAGCCACTCGGTCTTGTAATTTTCGAGGCATATGACTTCGGTAAGCCTGTCTTGGCCGCGCGCTCCGGGGGCATAGTGGATCATGTGGAACATGGTGTCAGTGGCTGGCTGCACGAACCAGGGGATTCCCGAATGTTGGCCAACCACTTTAACGAAGCTTCGAGCAGCCGCTTGCTTTGCGAACAATTCGGGACCCGCGGGCGCAGCACTCTTCTCCAGCGCAGTCGATCGGAATGGCTGCGGGAGTTCAATACCTTTGCTAGAGAACTCCTAGATCGATTCCCCCGCAAAGCAGAACTCGGCACTTCCACGCTTTCTCCAAGTTACCGCTCCACTCCGTTGGTGATCGCAATGTATTTGGCCGATCAGAATCCCAAGCTCGGCCGAAGTCTTGGGATCTCACGAATGACCCAAGTACTACTGAAAGAGCTAGCGTCTCACGAGGCCCTCGAGCTCACCGGTATTTCTTCGCGTTCATCCATCCAACTTCCCGAAGGGTCCAATGCCACTGTGATGCCGTGGACGACCCGAGGCCGTTTTGCGCGGGTTATGACTGACCATCTGCATCCGTTATCCTATCTAGGCCAACGGGCTGATGTTTTCTATTTCCCCAAGGGGTTCCTGCCAAGGCTCTACACGATGTGTTCACCCTCGGTGGTAACCATCCACGATACGATCATCCAGTACTACGCCGATCATTATCCCAATTGGCGCACGCACATGGAGTACCGGTACTGGGCCAGCATGCTTAGACACACACTACGCCATGCTGATGGTATCCTAACGATCTCTGAAGCCGCTAAGGGACAGATCCGCGATTTCATGAAGCGCCATGGAATACCGGCCAAGCCGATCACGGTAACCTACGAGCCGTGCCTCTACGAAGAGATCCCTCAGCCGAAATTCGTGGCCAAGGACAACTATGTGCTGCACCTGGCGTCACGCGAACCTCACAAACGAACGGCATGGCTGATTCGACTCTGGGCGGAAGCCTCGGTCCTCCGTCCGGATCTTCCAGTCCTGCATGTGGTGGGCAAGGTGCCGGAAGAAGTCGAGGAATTGACGGCAACCTGCCCGTTGATTGTCCGGCTGCCGTTTCTTGATGACGAGGCCCTGCAAAGCCAGTTCGAGAAGGCTCGGGCTCTCGTCTTTCCCTCAGAAATCGAAGGCTTTGGCTTGCCTGCCGTGGAAGCCTATTTCCTCGGCACCCCTGTTTGCTTCACTCGCGGCACTTCAATCGAAGAGGTGCTTGGCGATGCCTCCTCTTGCGGTGGATTTGATTTACAGGAACCGGCGAGCCTCTTCGTTGCACTCAACGAAGTATTGAATCTTTCCTCCGAGCAAGTAAGGAACTGGGGTCTTACTCTGAGAAACAAGTATGCGTCGCGGGTTGTTGCCAGCCGCATGGTGGAAGTATTCCAGCAAGTTTCCCGTCGCTTCGCCAACCAATGA
- a CDS encoding DUF268 domain-containing protein → MIRPVLRAVGFNFRRIPAAFSGWQRFARDRDEFLGMPGADRLPRGRDLPMLAEFGESSGDLGAYFFQDLEVARWILTDQPQRHVDVGSRLDGFIGHLAVFREVDVLDIRPQPLPVPNVHFHQIDLTIELPMEWTACTDSLSCLHTIEHFGLGRYGDAVDPLGHLKGLEQLKRMVKPGGLFYLSTPIGPERVEFNAHRIFAASTVIEWFDDGWSIERFAVVDDASRLHSPVDWRSAEAANHFGCQAGTGILCARRTLP, encoded by the coding sequence ATGATCCGGCCCGTTCTCAGAGCCGTCGGCTTCAATTTCCGGCGCATTCCCGCCGCCTTTTCCGGTTGGCAGCGCTTCGCGCGCGATCGGGATGAATTTCTCGGCATGCCAGGGGCCGACCGCCTTCCGCGGGGCAGGGATCTTCCAATGCTCGCGGAGTTCGGTGAATCGTCTGGTGATTTAGGCGCTTACTTTTTCCAAGACCTTGAAGTCGCTCGCTGGATTCTAACGGATCAACCCCAGAGGCATGTGGATGTCGGGTCTCGTCTTGACGGCTTTATCGGTCACTTGGCCGTGTTCCGGGAAGTTGATGTTCTCGATATACGGCCGCAACCACTGCCTGTGCCGAATGTGCATTTCCATCAGATTGATCTGACGATCGAATTGCCTATGGAATGGACTGCCTGCACGGATTCTCTGTCGTGCCTTCACACCATCGAGCATTTCGGCCTCGGTCGTTATGGCGACGCCGTAGATCCATTAGGTCATCTGAAGGGTTTGGAGCAGCTCAAGCGAATGGTGAAGCCCGGAGGACTCTTCTACCTCTCGACCCCGATCGGTCCGGAACGCGTTGAGTTCAACGCGCACCGCATCTTTGCAGCATCTACGGTGATCGAGTGGTTCGACGATGGTTGGAGCATCGAACGCTTTGCGGTGGTGGACGATGCGTCGCGTCTTCATTCACCAGTCGATTGGCGTTCTGCGGAAGCCGCGAATCACTTCGGCTGCCAAGCTGGCACCGGCATCCTTTGCGCGCGCCGTACCCTGCCGTGA